A genomic segment from Thiomicrorhabdus aquaedulcis encodes:
- a CDS encoding LysR family transcriptional regulator, whose translation MADRRLQVFHTVAKVMSFTKAAETLHMTQPAVTFQVKQLEDFFNTRLFDRTHNKITLTDAGKLVYDYADQILEHYEKMNSEVRELTGEVTGSLVIGASTTIAEYMLPSLLGAFKKKFQDVNIRLQVGNTDAIVSMVENNMIDLGLVEAPVHNKNLEVDVCRIDEMQLICPLDHPLANRDKVSVEDFRKYAYITREEGSGSRSVIDTYIREQGLSYSDLKVVMELGSPEAIKMAVESDVGVAIVSRTTLSKELQLGTLRAIPLYPPIMRPFSHVRQKHKFRHRAVGELLDFAIDYCRERAVKLGFKTPVDGNDMTNLR comes from the coding sequence ATGGCAGATAGACGTCTCCAAGTCTTCCACACAGTTGCAAAGGTAATGAGCTTTACAAAAGCTGCAGAAACCCTGCACATGACTCAACCCGCAGTGACTTTTCAGGTTAAGCAACTTGAAGATTTTTTTAATACCCGCCTGTTTGACCGCACTCACAATAAAATCACTTTAACCGATGCCGGTAAGTTGGTGTACGACTACGCCGACCAGATTCTAGAGCATTACGAAAAAATGAACAGTGAAGTGCGTGAGCTTACCGGAGAAGTCACGGGCAGTTTAGTCATTGGTGCGAGTACCACTATCGCCGAATACATGTTGCCAAGTTTGTTGGGCGCGTTTAAGAAAAAGTTTCAAGACGTTAACATTCGTCTGCAAGTGGGCAATACCGACGCCATTGTGTCAATGGTTGAAAATAACATGATTGACTTAGGCTTGGTGGAAGCGCCGGTTCACAATAAAAATTTAGAAGTGGACGTGTGTCGAATTGACGAAATGCAATTGATTTGCCCGTTGGATCACCCATTGGCCAATCGCGATAAAGTCTCGGTTGAAGACTTTAGAAAGTACGCCTACATTACCCGTGAAGAAGGTTCGGGTTCTCGTTCGGTGATTGACACTTATATTCGTGAACAAGGTTTAAGTTACAGCGATTTAAAAGTTGTGATGGAATTGGGCAGTCCTGAAGCCATTAAAATGGCGGTAGAATCGGATGTGGGTGTGGCCATTGTATCGCGTACGACCTTATCAAAAGAGTTGCAGTTGGGTACATTAAGAGCCATTCCACTATATCCACCTATTATGCGTCCGTTTTCGCATGTGCGTCAAAAACACAAGTTTCGTCATCGCGCAGTAGGCGAGTTACTGGATTTTGCGATTGATTATTGTCGTGAGAGAGCCGTAAAGCTAGGCTTTAAAACCCCTGTTGATGGCAATGACATGACCAATCTACGCTAA
- a CDS encoding FAD-dependent monooxygenase, which produces MMHAQDTNNKAINDSAASFDVVVVGGGMVGSVLALGLGQQGFKVLLLEKQAVTTDWHASLPLQPRVSALTRASENILRNLGAWGGIEARRCHAFGAMHVWDEASVGQVHFSAADVGEANLGHVVENDVVQAALWEQLKGCEYVHIALNQALESLEFKDDQAWLTLDGLGKVVTPLIVGADGAFSKVRALAHIGLDTHDYQQCAVVGCVKTELSHQDTCWQRYQAAGPFAYLAMGNNMSSIAWYLPTHKMAWALSLSDEELARNIEIASDHRLGKVLEVGQRIAFALVRRHALHYVKPNLALVGDAAHTIHPQAGQGVNLGLLDAAVLLDVIVEAKAHGKSWGNFAVLRQYERARRGDNALVQRSMEGFDWLFNQQSALKTRLLNGFLPLANRLLPVKKWLMMQALNGRDGVPRLAKPFIFNNLGDASTRVKATSCNKFDI; this is translated from the coding sequence ATGATGCACGCTCAAGACACCAATAATAAAGCCATAAACGATTCTGCAGCATCGTTTGATGTTGTGGTTGTGGGTGGCGGCATGGTCGGCTCGGTGCTGGCTTTGGGCTTGGGGCAACAAGGCTTTAAGGTACTGTTGTTAGAAAAGCAGGCGGTGACCACCGACTGGCATGCCTCGTTGCCTTTACAGCCAAGAGTAAGTGCGTTGACGCGTGCGTCCGAAAACATTTTGCGTAACCTGGGTGCTTGGGGCGGAATTGAAGCACGACGTTGTCATGCGTTTGGTGCCATGCACGTTTGGGATGAGGCCAGTGTGGGTCAAGTGCATTTTTCTGCCGCTGATGTGGGTGAAGCTAATTTGGGACACGTGGTTGAAAACGATGTGGTGCAGGCCGCATTGTGGGAGCAGCTAAAGGGCTGTGAATACGTGCACATTGCGTTAAACCAAGCTCTTGAATCTTTGGAGTTTAAAGATGACCAGGCCTGGTTAACTTTAGATGGGTTAGGTAAGGTGGTTACGCCGTTAATTGTGGGCGCAGACGGTGCGTTTTCTAAGGTTAGAGCCTTGGCACATATTGGCTTAGACACCCATGACTACCAGCAATGCGCGGTGGTAGGTTGTGTTAAAACCGAGTTGTCCCATCAAGACACTTGTTGGCAGCGCTATCAAGCCGCAGGGCCCTTTGCGTATTTGGCCATGGGCAATAACATGAGTTCAATTGCTTGGTACTTGCCCACGCACAAAATGGCTTGGGCGTTGAGTTTGTCCGATGAAGAATTAGCTCGGAACATTGAAATCGCCTCAGACCATCGTTTGGGCAAGGTGCTTGAAGTAGGGCAACGTATTGCTTTTGCCTTGGTGCGACGTCATGCATTGCATTATGTAAAACCCAATTTAGCCCTCGTGGGCGATGCCGCGCACACCATTCATCCGCAAGCGGGTCAGGGCGTTAATTTGGGTTTGCTGGACGCGGCCGTGTTACTGGACGTAATTGTTGAGGCCAAAGCGCATGGTAAATCGTGGGGAAATTTTGCGGTATTGCGCCAATACGAACGCGCTCGCCGCGGTGACAATGCGTTGGTTCAGCGTTCTATGGAAGGGTTTGATTGGTTGTTTAATCAGCAATCCGCTCTTAAAACGCGCCTGCTTAACGGGTTTTTACCCTTGGCTAATCGATTGTTGCCCGTTAAGAAATGGTTAATGATGCAAGCCTTAAACGGTCGAGATGGGGTGCCACGCTTGGCCAAACCCTTTATTTTTAATAATTTAGGCGATGCATCTACTCGCGTAAAGGCCACTTCTTGTAACAAGTTTGACATTTAA
- a CDS encoding FAD-dependent monooxygenase, giving the protein MQSTLKSYESDDIIQTDVLISGGGPVGLMLAIGLGQAGYDVMLAERYAPKPGAANSFDGRVLALSHGSMLLLSQLGIWPDLVPFVTEIHHVHVSQKGYLGLTTLHASEVGVAALGYSIQSSDLGTVLWAHAQSQTGLHIVCPASLTHFTEEGMDSAYISATLNVEDQVSSQVEQAQPARTIQAKTIQVKTKLLVGADGTESKVRRILGLPLQEKSYNAFGVVAQIATEQHPQHWAYERFTQNGPVALLPMHGHFHKAVYVCPASDIASVKALDDEGFMALFAEQMGERLGAFTQVSPRVIYPLTETYVEQMFKGRALLMGNASHTQHPVAAQGLNLGIRDIAVFLEGMPVHTVLQPNADIGSNVWLSEYAALRQPDHQKVMGLTDTLISVFEHRSALVGHLRGVGLMAMQLLPSVKKRFSKFAMGGK; this is encoded by the coding sequence ATGCAAAGTACCTTAAAATCGTACGAATCAGATGACATCATTCAGACCGATGTGTTAATTTCTGGCGGTGGGCCCGTGGGGTTAATGTTGGCGATTGGTTTAGGGCAGGCCGGTTATGACGTTATGCTAGCCGAACGATATGCGCCTAAGCCCGGAGCAGCTAATTCGTTTGATGGTCGGGTTTTGGCGCTGTCGCACGGCTCGATGCTGCTGTTAAGCCAACTTGGAATTTGGCCTGATCTTGTGCCGTTTGTAACTGAAATTCATCATGTGCACGTCTCGCAAAAAGGTTATTTGGGTTTGACAACTTTACATGCCAGTGAGGTGGGTGTCGCCGCACTGGGTTACAGCATACAGTCTAGCGACTTGGGTACCGTGTTGTGGGCACACGCTCAGAGTCAGACGGGCTTGCACATAGTGTGTCCGGCGTCATTAACGCACTTTACCGAAGAAGGTATGGACAGCGCGTACATAAGCGCAACATTAAATGTGGAAGATCAAGTGTCTTCTCAGGTTGAGCAAGCACAGCCTGCTAGAACTATTCAAGCTAAAACGATTCAAGTTAAAACCAAGTTGCTAGTAGGTGCAGACGGCACAGAATCAAAGGTTCGACGCATTTTGGGTTTGCCGTTGCAAGAAAAATCGTATAACGCTTTTGGGGTAGTGGCACAAATTGCCACCGAACAACATCCGCAGCATTGGGCGTATGAGCGGTTTACTCAAAACGGGCCTGTGGCACTTTTGCCTATGCATGGTCATTTTCATAAGGCCGTATACGTTTGTCCAGCCAGTGATATAGCGTCGGTTAAGGCTTTGGACGATGAAGGTTTTATGGCGTTATTTGCCGAGCAAATGGGCGAGCGTTTAGGGGCGTTTACTCAAGTGAGTCCAAGAGTGATTTATCCGCTCACCGAAACGTATGTAGAGCAAATGTTTAAAGGTCGTGCATTGTTAATGGGCAATGCGTCGCACACGCAACATCCAGTGGCCGCACAAGGTTTAAATTTGGGCATTCGTGATATTGCGGTATTTTTAGAAGGCATGCCGGTTCACACTGTGTTGCAGCCTAATGCGGATATTGGCAGTAACGTGTGGTTGAGCGAATACGCGGCGTTACGTCAGCCTGATCATCAAAAAGTCATGGGATTAACCGATACGCTTATCAGTGTATTTGAACATCGTTCGGCGTTGGTGGGGCATTTACGAGGCGTGGGATTAATGGCCATGCAGTTGCTTCCTAGCGTGAAAAAACGTTTTTCTAAATTTGCGATGGGAGGTAAGTAA
- a CDS encoding aminopeptidase P N-terminal domain-containing protein — protein MSVAESLNLIEHCVQRRSQLLASLKPCSAVLVASGHEQIRNRDVEFAFRPQSDFYYLTGFSEPDAVLLLVKLADGSARSHVFLRPKDAEQETWQGRRLGVDLAAEHLQVDQAWSFYNWVQNVPKQIESCQMIYVSFSQLSDWTAHLTTWIGQAKQKVRKGIEAPTQICDLDVVLHEMRLHKTADEIAQMRTAARISVAGHLAAMKTVQVGMPEYAVQASLEAEFMRLGAPRVAFNSIVAAGQNACILHYTENRAYIQANDLVLVDAGAEWQGYAGDITTTFPASGEFSPAQAQLYSLVLRAQQAAIAVIKPGVSYDLLHQTVLQIITTGLVELNILQGDVATLIESEAYKPFFMHGTGHWLGMDVHDVGLYKHAGVWRTLQPGMVVTVEPGLYIGSQHTEVDAKWHNIGIRIEDDVLVTQVGHEVLTKGLPRTVAEIEAWMQSR, from the coding sequence ATGTCAGTGGCGGAATCTTTAAATTTAATAGAACACTGTGTACAGCGCCGTTCACAGCTGTTGGCTTCTTTAAAACCGTGCAGTGCTGTTTTGGTGGCTTCGGGTCACGAACAGATTCGCAATCGCGATGTAGAATTTGCGTTTCGTCCGCAAAGTGATTTTTATTATTTAACGGGCTTTAGTGAACCCGATGCCGTGCTGTTGTTGGTAAAGTTAGCCGACGGCAGTGCTCGCAGTCATGTTTTTTTACGCCCAAAAGACGCCGAGCAAGAAACCTGGCAAGGTCGACGTTTGGGGGTTGATTTAGCCGCTGAACATTTGCAGGTTGACCAGGCCTGGTCATTTTATAATTGGGTGCAAAACGTGCCTAAGCAGATTGAGTCTTGTCAGATGATTTATGTGAGCTTTTCTCAACTGTCCGATTGGACTGCACATCTTACAACGTGGATTGGTCAGGCAAAACAAAAGGTGCGCAAAGGCATTGAAGCACCTACTCAAATTTGCGATTTAGACGTTGTTTTACATGAGATGCGTTTGCACAAAACCGCCGATGAAATTGCACAGATGCGCACGGCTGCGCGCATAAGCGTAGCGGGGCATTTGGCGGCCATGAAAACTGTACAAGTGGGTATGCCCGAGTACGCAGTGCAAGCCAGTTTAGAGGCCGAATTTATGCGATTGGGCGCACCGCGCGTGGCGTTTAATTCTATTGTGGCCGCTGGTCAAAATGCCTGCATTTTGCATTACACCGAAAACCGTGCTTATATTCAAGCCAACGATTTGGTGTTGGTGGATGCGGGGGCTGAATGGCAAGGCTATGCGGGGGATATTACTACGACGTTTCCGGCCAGCGGTGAGTTTAGTCCTGCGCAGGCTCAGTTGTATTCGTTAGTATTGCGGGCTCAACAAGCGGCTATTGCTGTTATTAAACCTGGTGTGTCATATGATTTGTTGCATCAAACGGTGTTGCAAATAATCACAACAGGCCTGGTCGAGTTGAATATTTTGCAGGGTGATGTCGCCACGTTAATTGAGTCAGAAGCGTATAAACCCTTTTTTATGCACGGCACAGGCCATTGGTTAGGAATGGACGTGCACGATGTGGGACTTTACAAACATGCGGGGGTTTGGCGAACATTGCAACCTGGCATGGTCGTAACCGTTGAGCCAGGGCTTTACATTGGGTCACAGCACACAGAAGTAGATGCAAAATGGCATAATATCGGGATTCGTATTGAGGACGATGTATTGGTAACTCAAGTGGGTCACGAAGTGCTTACTAAAGGCCTGCCCCGAACTGTGGCCGAAATAGAAGCTTGGATGCAGTCGCGTTAG
- a CDS encoding UPF0149 family protein, with protein sequence MDFDQVNEVIAPFPELESPAFIQGMLLGLLCADSELNEAIWLKKLIEEAQIKSVKESFLKALHAMFETTNKGLNGSGFELELCLPDDAEPLVFRAAMLGQLCEGVLYGLGLVGRLNDDKNLPPEVRELISDFSDVARIDVDGLAALSAESTESSNSTQSLAEVEEAESDFVQLIEFVRVGILMMNEELNPVDPAPIEMDESFGKHLNTVH encoded by the coding sequence ATGGATTTTGATCAAGTCAATGAAGTGATAGCGCCGTTTCCAGAGTTGGAATCGCCTGCGTTTATTCAAGGAATGTTGTTGGGTTTATTGTGCGCTGACAGTGAATTAAATGAGGCCATTTGGCTTAAAAAACTCATTGAAGAGGCGCAAATTAAATCGGTTAAAGAATCGTTTTTAAAAGCACTGCATGCAATGTTTGAAACCACCAATAAAGGCCTGAATGGCTCGGGATTTGAGCTTGAGTTGTGCTTGCCCGACGACGCAGAACCTTTGGTGTTTAGAGCGGCTATGTTGGGACAGTTATGCGAAGGCGTATTGTACGGCTTGGGTTTGGTAGGGCGCTTAAACGACGACAAAAATTTGCCGCCCGAGGTAAGAGAGTTAATAAGTGATTTTAGCGATGTTGCGCGCATTGATGTTGACGGTTTAGCCGCGTTAAGTGCCGAAAGCACTGAAAGTTCTAATAGCACTCAAAGCTTGGCTGAAGTAGAAGAGGCCGAATCGGACTTTGTGCAGTTAATTGAGTTTGTGCGAGTGGGTATTTTAATGATGAACGAAGAGTTAAATCCTGTAGACCCAGCACCCATTGAGATGGATGAGTCGTTTGGTAAACATCTTAATACTGTGCACTAA
- a CDS encoding cell division protein ZapA gives MLTLTLMNHTFEIPCDADEKVRLIEAATLLEDKLDQVPGLKGESKILMMALNLCYDYIQLKQDTTQHTHTLEEKLNIL, from the coding sequence GTGCTTACCTTGACCCTAATGAACCATACGTTCGAGATTCCGTGCGATGCCGATGAAAAAGTGCGCTTAATTGAGGCGGCTACCTTGCTTGAAGACAAACTAGACCAAGTGCCCGGTTTAAAGGGAGAAAGCAAAATACTTATGATGGCGCTTAACCTTTGTTACGACTATATACAATTAAAACAAGACACCACGCAGCACACCCACACACTAGAAGAAAAATTGAACATATTATAA
- a CDS encoding 5-formyltetrahydrofolate cyclo-ligase translates to MNPSQSIRQHLRLQRTLLNAEQQIAHQKAALAHFKAHIDLTQIQHIGVFLAQNGELETRALIEFLWLNHQNVYLPVLETRPNWHMGFAHYTAQSTLVPNRFNIDEPSEPLESHIAGNALDLVLVPLVGFDMQGNRLGMGGGFYDRTFEFKRLNPNQKPLLMGWAHQCQKVDKLTTENWDVPLDGVITEQGVSLFNHA, encoded by the coding sequence ATGAATCCGTCTCAATCCATTCGACAACACTTACGCCTACAACGGACTTTATTAAACGCTGAGCAACAAATCGCCCATCAAAAAGCCGCTTTGGCGCATTTTAAAGCCCACATAGACCTCACTCAAATTCAACACATTGGCGTATTTTTAGCACAAAATGGCGAACTGGAAACGCGCGCTTTAATTGAATTTTTATGGCTCAACCACCAAAACGTTTATTTACCTGTTCTTGAAACCCGCCCAAACTGGCACATGGGATTTGCTCATTACACCGCGCAAAGCACCTTAGTACCCAATCGTTTTAACATAGACGAACCCAGCGAACCTTTAGAATCTCACATTGCTGGTAATGCCTTAGATTTGGTACTAGTACCTCTGGTTGGGTTTGATATGCAAGGCAATAGACTGGGAATGGGAGGCGGATTTTACGACCGAACCTTTGAATTTAAACGCCTAAACCCCAATCAAAAACCTTTATTAATGGGGTGGGCGCATCAATGCCAAAAAGTGGATAAACTTACAACAGAAAACTGGGACGTGCCGTTAGACGGCGTAATCACCGAACAAGGCGTTAGCCTGTTTAATCACGCCTAA
- the tsaE gene encoding tRNA (adenosine(37)-N6)-threonylcarbamoyltransferase complex ATPase subunit type 1 TsaE: MFFARAFIQNFLPGQKVKSPTYTLVESYSFLNIKVHHFDLYRLCDAEELEYLAIRDLLTADFIALVEWPQKGSPNLPSADVLIAFEHQSIGRSVSVQALSVPGQVLAKALLTALSGSNLIGQS; the protein is encoded by the coding sequence ATCTTTTTTGCGCGTGCATTTATTCAAAATTTCTTACCCGGACAAAAAGTAAAAAGCCCCACTTATACCTTGGTAGAAAGTTACAGTTTTTTAAATATTAAAGTGCATCACTTTGATTTATATAGACTTTGCGATGCAGAAGAATTAGAATATTTGGCCATTCGTGACTTGCTTACAGCGGACTTTATTGCCCTGGTTGAGTGGCCTCAAAAAGGGTCGCCTAACCTACCCAGCGCCGATGTACTGATTGCCTTTGAGCACCAATCAATAGGTCGCAGTGTTAGTGTGCAAGCGTTGAGCGTGCCGGGGCAGGTGCTGGCAAAGGCCTTGTTAACCGCATTAAGTGGGTCTAACTTAATAGGTCAAAGCTGA
- the queG gene encoding tRNA epoxyqueuosine(34) reductase QueG has product MTQLTQNHSFYPAAQAPADLDALAQNIKTWGLQLGLANVGITHTHLAHYEAHHFSWIEQNFHGEMDYMARHGTKRTRPEELEPGTLSVISVRMNYLDLLAQEPTAQLHQSQQAYISRYALGKDYHKIMRKRLTQLANIIAQHVTDFKYRAFCDSAPVLEKPLATQAGLGFIGKNSLLIHPKAGSWFFLGELYTNLSLPADEPFSKQGCGPCTACIQECPTQAIVSNGVVDARRCVSYLTIEFKGSIALELRPLIGNRIYGCDDCQLVCPWNKFTSSTEEDAFKASAAQDSKQTAPNIGLDRISLLDCWQWDETTFLRRLEGSPIRRIGYTQWTRNLAVALGNVQADQATLHNIIEQLTQKHGAVSPLVDEHIEWAIQQLTARLKTLNNPATPNLEPAELSLKALEPQANLKPFFAKKYYVPTP; this is encoded by the coding sequence ATGACGCAACTCACCCAGAACCATTCATTTTATCCCGCTGCTCAAGCCCCCGCAGATTTAGACGCGTTGGCTCAAAATATTAAAACTTGGGGACTGCAACTCGGTCTTGCCAACGTGGGCATTACCCATACTCATTTGGCTCATTACGAGGCGCATCATTTTAGCTGGATTGAGCAAAACTTTCACGGTGAAATGGACTACATGGCACGTCACGGTACCAAGCGTACCCGACCAGAAGAACTTGAACCCGGTACCCTCAGCGTTATTAGTGTGCGCATGAACTACCTTGACCTGCTGGCTCAAGAACCTACGGCACAATTGCATCAAAGCCAGCAAGCGTATATATCGCGCTACGCACTGGGCAAAGATTATCACAAAATAATGCGTAAACGTCTAACGCAGTTGGCCAACATTATTGCCCAACACGTTACCGACTTTAAATACCGAGCTTTTTGCGACAGCGCCCCCGTCCTTGAAAAACCACTGGCTACTCAAGCTGGCCTTGGATTTATTGGCAAAAACAGTTTATTAATTCATCCAAAAGCAGGCTCATGGTTTTTTTTGGGTGAGCTCTACACCAACCTTAGCTTGCCCGCTGACGAGCCGTTTAGCAAACAAGGCTGTGGACCGTGTACCGCATGCATTCAAGAATGCCCAACTCAGGCCATTGTAAGCAATGGCGTGGTCGATGCACGGCGTTGTGTATCGTATTTAACCATAGAATTTAAAGGTTCAATTGCCTTAGAATTAAGACCCCTTATAGGCAACCGAATTTACGGTTGTGACGATTGTCAACTGGTGTGCCCTTGGAACAAATTTACCTCATCAACCGAAGAAGACGCTTTTAAAGCCAGCGCCGCTCAAGACTCAAAACAAACCGCTCCAAATATTGGGCTTGACCGTATAAGCTTATTAGACTGCTGGCAATGGGACGAAACCACTTTTTTGCGCCGTTTAGAAGGCAGTCCCATTAGGCGCATTGGCTACACTCAATGGACACGCAATTTGGCTGTGGCACTGGGAAATGTCCAAGCAGACCAAGCTACCCTACACAACATTATTGAACAATTAACCCAAAAACACGGTGCAGTATCACCCTTGGTGGACGAGCATATTGAATGGGCCATTCAACAACTGACTGCCCGCCTTAAAACATTAAACAACCCCGCAACTCCAAACCTAGAGCCAGCCGAGCTGTCGCTTAAAGCCCTGGAGCCGCAGGCCAACCTTAAACCCTTTTTTGCCAAAAAATATTACGTTCCAACACCGTAG
- a CDS encoding anti-phage deoxyguanosine triphosphatase: MIELDEPIWTQRYTDFLNDNPARPARIVYQRDRARVIHSASFRRLQAKTQIFGLSESDFYRTRLTHSMEVAQIGSGLVEQLITVGLNAQGAAQDYVAWLPSFYLMEAICLAHDLGHPPYGHGGEVALNYMMRDYGGFEGNAQTLRILAKLGEYTPQNGLDLSRRATLGVMKYPAIYNEVISSNPRYLAQLNEPQVDDFRTLQMARWAPPKSLYLEEKILFDWVLEPFSAVDKVKFTGLIDNEPDSLLGHNHGHKKTAFKALDTTLLELADDIAYGIHDLEDAVAMKMVSKELWQAELMEHPVFLQSSLWDEEMTQRLFSDSSRGRKHAVSKMVGIMVESIYIAQNLEFEHPLLRYQARLKDEQAAVLELLKQFVYKNVITIPEVKQMEYKGQLIVLELFKSLRANPSALLPSSAYKNISLPKASNSVNVSFQTTLPV, translated from the coding sequence ATGATTGAGCTTGATGAACCCATTTGGACGCAACGCTACACCGATTTTTTAAACGATAATCCAGCACGGCCGGCGCGCATTGTGTATCAACGTGACCGCGCGCGGGTTATACATTCGGCTTCGTTTAGGCGTTTGCAAGCCAAAACACAAATTTTTGGCTTAAGCGAGTCGGACTTTTACCGCACCCGCTTAACGCATTCAATGGAAGTGGCGCAAATTGGCTCGGGATTGGTTGAACAACTCATCACTGTCGGGCTAAATGCTCAGGGTGCGGCGCAAGATTATGTGGCGTGGTTGCCCTCGTTTTATTTAATGGAGGCCATCTGCTTGGCGCACGACCTGGGGCATCCGCCGTACGGTCATGGCGGTGAGGTAGCACTTAATTACATGATGCGCGATTACGGTGGGTTTGAGGGCAACGCGCAAACATTAAGAATTTTAGCCAAGTTGGGTGAGTATACGCCGCAAAATGGCTTAGATTTATCGCGCCGCGCCACGTTAGGTGTGATGAAATATCCAGCCATTTACAACGAAGTGATTTCATCAAACCCTCGTTATTTGGCGCAATTAAACGAGCCGCAAGTAGACGATTTTAGAACCTTACAAATGGCTCGTTGGGCACCCCCTAAAAGTTTGTATTTAGAAGAGAAAATCTTATTTGATTGGGTGCTTGAACCTTTTTCGGCTGTGGATAAAGTTAAGTTTACCGGTTTAATCGACAACGAGCCCGACAGCCTATTGGGCCACAATCATGGGCATAAAAAAACCGCTTTTAAAGCGCTCGACACAACGCTTTTAGAGTTGGCCGACGACATTGCCTATGGTATTCACGATTTAGAAGACGCTGTGGCCATGAAAATGGTGTCAAAAGAGCTATGGCAAGCCGAGTTAATGGAGCATCCGGTGTTTTTACAAAGTAGTTTATGGGATGAAGAAATGACCCAACGGCTGTTTAGTGACTCGTCGCGTGGTCGTAAGCATGCGGTCAGTAAAATGGTGGGCATTATGGTCGAAAGTATTTACATTGCCCAAAACCTTGAGTTTGAACACCCATTGTTGCGCTATCAGGCGCGTTTAAAAGACGAGCAAGCGGCGGTTTTAGAGCTGTTAAAGCAATTTGTGTATAAAAATGTCATTACTATTCCAGAGGTGAAACAAATGGAATACAAAGGGCAGTTGATTGTATTGGAGTTGTTTAAATCGTTGCGGGCTAATCCCAGCGCCTTATTGCCCTCAAGTGCGTATAAAAATATCAGCTTGCCCAAGGCGAGCAACAGCGTCAACGTGTCATTTCAGACTACATTGCCGGTATGA